A single region of the Bdellovibrio sp. GT3 genome encodes:
- a CDS encoding class I SAM-dependent DNA methyltransferase, translating to MKHFDQNTANQYDHDIRLRIPGYNLIQELISAVLDVEVPTSARMLVVGSGTGEEIVRVASRYSGWRIDGIEPSAEMNRIAAQKTGIYKSQNQIHLHEAKIEDFTSTEGYDVALSVFVSHFLPDDGSKLQFFKKVATHLKPGALFVFADMMKQSDSVGEIFIASNYYWAKTQGLEMPQLRDLPGRLRNLFHPMDENRMREIFTEVGFKIEGRFAQSLGYSGYVARKTVSK from the coding sequence ATGAAGCACTTCGATCAAAACACCGCCAATCAATATGATCACGATATTCGCCTGCGAATACCGGGTTACAATCTAATACAGGAACTAATTAGCGCGGTCCTGGATGTCGAGGTGCCAACATCAGCCCGGATGCTGGTGGTGGGCTCTGGCACTGGAGAGGAAATTGTCCGTGTCGCCAGCCGCTATTCCGGGTGGAGAATCGATGGCATCGAGCCATCGGCCGAGATGAATAGAATCGCCGCACAGAAAACTGGCATCTATAAATCTCAGAATCAAATTCACCTGCACGAGGCAAAGATTGAGGATTTCACATCGACGGAGGGGTATGATGTGGCGTTGTCAGTCTTTGTCTCGCATTTTTTGCCGGACGACGGCAGCAAGCTTCAGTTCTTTAAAAAAGTGGCGACGCATCTAAAACCGGGCGCTCTTTTCGTTTTTGCTGACATGATGAAACAGTCGGATAGTGTCGGTGAAATATTTATCGCCAGTAATTACTACTGGGCAAAAACACAGGGCCTGGAAATGCCACAGCTCCGCGACCTTCCTGGAAGGCTTCGCAACTTATTCCACCCTATGGATGAAAACCGCATGCGGGAGATTTTTACTGAAGTGGGTTTCAAAATAGAAGGCCGCTTTGCCCAAAGCCTGGGTTATAGCGGATACGTCGCGCGAAAAACAGTCTCCAAATAA
- a CDS encoding class I SAM-dependent methyltransferase produces MAKRAGTHTKKVRRRVAKKSGKTQFDKYELYHKAVQSAENDVVFITNTYKELKKKAPRIFREDFCGTFALSTEWIKLDPKNQAIGVDLDPEPIAYGKSHYLSKMRPDQQKRMKVIEGNVMDPSLEKADIIAAMNFSYFCFKQRFLLKNYFANAYKTLNKDGIFLVDVFGGSQCYDAIEDRIKHKDFTYYWDQTNFDPISNEALFHIHFRVGGKKIERVFTYDWRLWSISEIREIMHEVGFSKSHVYWEGTAKDGSGDGNFTRVDHGEACESWIAYVVAEK; encoded by the coding sequence ATGGCAAAAAGAGCAGGGACTCACACCAAGAAGGTTCGCCGTCGCGTTGCCAAGAAGAGCGGTAAAACGCAATTCGACAAGTACGAGCTGTATCACAAGGCTGTACAGTCGGCTGAAAACGACGTCGTGTTCATCACGAACACTTATAAGGAGCTTAAGAAAAAAGCTCCACGAATCTTCCGTGAGGACTTCTGCGGGACTTTTGCTCTGTCTACGGAGTGGATCAAATTGGATCCAAAAAATCAGGCAATCGGTGTGGATTTGGATCCAGAACCAATTGCTTATGGTAAATCCCACTACCTAAGCAAGATGCGCCCAGATCAGCAAAAGCGCATGAAAGTCATCGAAGGCAACGTGATGGACCCAAGCCTTGAAAAGGCCGACATCATCGCCGCGATGAATTTCTCGTACTTCTGCTTTAAGCAAAGATTCTTGCTGAAGAACTACTTCGCCAATGCTTATAAGACGCTAAATAAAGACGGCATCTTCCTGGTGGACGTATTCGGTGGCAGTCAGTGCTATGACGCTATCGAGGACCGTATTAAGCACAAGGATTTCACTTACTATTGGGATCAGACCAACTTTGATCCGATCTCTAACGAAGCTTTGTTCCACATTCACTTCCGAGTGGGTGGCAAGAAGATCGAGCGCGTATTCACTTATGACTGGCGCTTGTGGAGTATCTCTGAGATCCGCGAAATCATGCACGAAGTGGGCTTTTCAAAAAGCCACGTTTACTGGGAAGGAACTGCGAAAGACGGTTCCGGAGACGGTAACTTCACCCGTGTCGATCATGGGGAAGCCTGTGAGTCCTGGATTGCTTACGTGGTTGCTGAAAAATAG
- a CDS encoding thiamine pyrophosphate-dependent dehydrogenase E1 component subunit alpha yields the protein MSKKTTVKPAAKKVTAAKAKAPAKAATKSAAKSSKKATPKKSDFGGLSEELLLSMHDLMVKSRVLEERVIKLYKAGEGYFWIGGPGEEAFGVPLGLLARKGKGLEHDWFHLHYRCTPTMVALGMPMIEAVRLMMNRVTDPSTGGRNFAGHYCFPQWNVAPVTSPIEVQYPIACGTAHAQKRAGHKAISIVTGGDAGTAEGEFATCLVWSSRKGQELPVLITVQNNGFGISTPYDGQHGETHIADRAKAFNIRSRVIDGTNPVETYIALKEEMDYIRKTGKPSFLEVKTTRLYGHSSADGANRKTDLFDPVYKFQEKLIAAGILTEKAAAKIWEIYEEEGIKAQEQVRGEPGPTSESVWDHVFVNNENADWRKF from the coding sequence ATGTCTAAAAAGACCACTGTAAAACCAGCTGCCAAAAAAGTGACTGCTGCAAAAGCAAAAGCTCCGGCAAAAGCTGCTACCAAATCCGCTGCGAAGTCTTCTAAAAAAGCTACACCAAAGAAATCTGATTTCGGTGGCTTGTCTGAAGAACTTTTGTTGAGCATGCACGACCTTATGGTCAAATCCCGCGTTCTTGAAGAACGTGTTATCAAACTTTACAAAGCCGGTGAAGGTTACTTCTGGATCGGTGGTCCGGGCGAGGAAGCTTTCGGCGTACCATTGGGTCTATTGGCTCGCAAAGGTAAAGGTCTTGAACACGACTGGTTCCATCTTCACTACCGTTGTACTCCAACGATGGTGGCGCTGGGTATGCCAATGATTGAAGCGGTTCGTTTGATGATGAACCGTGTGACAGATCCATCAACAGGTGGTCGTAACTTCGCAGGTCACTATTGCTTCCCTCAGTGGAACGTAGCTCCTGTTACTTCTCCTATCGAAGTTCAATACCCAATTGCTTGCGGAACTGCTCACGCACAAAAACGTGCGGGTCACAAAGCGATCTCTATCGTAACTGGCGGTGACGCTGGTACGGCAGAGGGCGAATTCGCAACATGCTTGGTATGGTCTTCCCGCAAAGGCCAGGAGTTGCCAGTGTTGATCACTGTGCAAAACAATGGCTTCGGTATTTCCACTCCTTACGATGGCCAACACGGTGAAACGCATATCGCGGACCGTGCAAAAGCTTTCAACATCCGTTCACGCGTGATCGACGGAACTAATCCAGTTGAGACATACATCGCTTTGAAAGAAGAAATGGACTACATCCGCAAAACGGGTAAGCCATCTTTCCTGGAAGTAAAAACAACTCGTTTGTATGGTCACTCCTCTGCAGACGGTGCGAACCGTAAGACAGATCTTTTCGATCCGGTTTACAAGTTCCAGGAAAAATTGATCGCGGCGGGTATCTTGACTGAAAAAGCAGCGGCAAAAATCTGGGAAATCTACGAAGAAGAGGGCATCAAAGCCCAAGAACAAGTTCGTGGTGAGCCAGGTCCTACTTCTGAATCAGTTTGGGATCATGTCTTCGTAAATAATGAAAATGCTGATTGGAGAAAATTCTAA
- a CDS encoding vWA domain-containing protein, translated as MKTSSQILNLIALVSVASAGCAKMEFVKIPDNASLVTPNPSPTPPQKLPDYTYSDVVKAGNKQVDFLLVMDDSNSMLADLKKLAASMNDFMGSLEASQIDWQMCLTTTKALPDSAGTYHWGMPLTWAQYSPLSGVSPWVLKKGTTNMNSIFTSTVDTLQIGGGASGDERGIKATYANFLNVGNGCYRDGAAKSVILISDEDERSVGGDQSNVKAKDSATAYQPLEAEDQPANLVALTKTVFGEDVRFTFNSIIVKPGDSVCEMTQDQDTSPSHAGYVYNDLSNLTQGGVGSICDANFATSLNTFKDKIINSLSQISLECDPDLQTLTVAVDGQIIKNYSVSGNVLHFAAPLTEGTKLDMSYDCK; from the coding sequence ATGAAAACATCATCCCAGATCTTGAACCTTATCGCCTTAGTTTCCGTTGCCAGCGCGGGTTGCGCGAAGATGGAGTTTGTTAAAATTCCTGATAACGCTTCTTTGGTGACACCAAACCCAAGCCCGACTCCCCCACAAAAACTTCCGGATTATACTTATTCCGATGTGGTAAAAGCCGGCAACAAACAAGTCGACTTCTTATTGGTGATGGATGATTCCAACTCGATGCTTGCAGATCTGAAAAAGCTTGCGGCCTCCATGAATGACTTTATGGGTTCACTGGAAGCCAGTCAGATCGACTGGCAGATGTGCTTAACCACTACCAAGGCTTTGCCTGACTCAGCTGGCACTTACCATTGGGGTATGCCGCTCACTTGGGCGCAGTACTCTCCGCTCAGCGGGGTTTCTCCGTGGGTCTTGAAAAAGGGCACCACCAACATGAATTCGATCTTCACATCCACCGTGGACACTCTGCAAATAGGTGGCGGCGCTTCGGGTGATGAACGTGGGATCAAAGCGACTTATGCGAATTTTCTAAATGTCGGTAATGGCTGCTACCGAGATGGCGCTGCCAAATCGGTGATCCTGATCTCAGACGAAGACGAACGTTCTGTCGGTGGAGATCAATCCAATGTAAAAGCCAAGGACAGTGCTACTGCCTATCAACCACTCGAAGCTGAAGACCAGCCGGCTAACCTGGTCGCCTTAACCAAAACTGTTTTTGGTGAAGATGTGCGTTTTACCTTCAACTCAATCATCGTGAAACCCGGTGATTCTGTCTGCGAGATGACTCAAGATCAGGATACGTCCCCAAGTCACGCGGGCTATGTATACAATGATCTCTCGAACCTGACTCAAGGTGGCGTCGGCAGCATTTGCGATGCAAACTTCGCGACAAGCTTAAATACTTTTAAAGACAAAATTATCAACTCCCTCTCACAGATCAGCCTGGAATGTGACCCTGATCTGCAAACGTTGACGGTGGCCGTGGATGGCCAAATCATCAAGAATTACTCTGTGAGTGGGAATGTCCTTCACTTCGCGGCTCCACTAACTGAGGGCACGAAACTGGACATGAGTTACGACTGTAAATAG
- a CDS encoding TIGR02147 family protein — protein sequence MSEIITPSIYSFKDYKKYLQKWIESHPMKGRGISSAIAKSLRTQTSFISQVLSGDLNFSSEQALDLALFLKLNEAETEYLLVMVSYARAGSANLRARLKKQVETLKELGMKERVANYAKHELSPEDQYVYYSAWYYAVIHIAVTLPGLSNSKAIAHRLGLSESLVKKVLEFLLAKDLVRKNKDGTYVNGNMHLHLQWDSPLQARHHSNFRMLAMNSVVKGSLLEDLHFSSVVSLANEDYQSIRDVISKMIKEALQKIAASEPAEELVCFNLDFLRIGKDD from the coding sequence ATGAGCGAAATTATCACACCCAGTATCTATTCGTTTAAAGACTATAAAAAGTATCTGCAAAAGTGGATCGAGTCCCATCCGATGAAGGGGCGTGGGATTTCGTCTGCCATCGCAAAATCTTTGCGAACCCAAACGTCGTTTATTTCCCAGGTCTTATCTGGCGATCTGAATTTCAGCAGCGAGCAGGCGTTGGATCTTGCGCTCTTTTTGAAACTGAACGAAGCGGAAACCGAGTATTTGTTAGTGATGGTCTCCTATGCGCGAGCAGGCTCTGCCAATCTTCGCGCGCGTCTTAAGAAGCAGGTAGAGACACTGAAAGAGCTTGGTATGAAGGAACGGGTGGCAAATTATGCAAAACATGAGCTGTCACCAGAGGACCAATATGTCTATTACAGTGCCTGGTATTACGCGGTCATACACATTGCCGTTACCCTGCCCGGGTTGAGCAATAGCAAGGCCATCGCACATCGTTTGGGATTGTCGGAATCTTTGGTAAAAAAGGTTCTGGAATTTCTTCTGGCGAAAGATCTGGTTCGAAAGAACAAGGATGGTACATACGTGAACGGCAATATGCACCTGCATTTGCAGTGGGATTCTCCGCTACAGGCTCGGCATCACTCCAACTTTCGCATGTTGGCTATGAACAGTGTGGTGAAGGGATCTTTATTGGAGGACCTGCATTTTTCTTCGGTCGTGTCCCTGGCGAATGAAGACTATCAAAGCATTCGCGATGTAATAAGCAAGATGATTAAAGAAGCTCTTCAGAAAATTGCCGCTTCGGAACCTGCGGAAGAGCTGGTTTGCTTCAACTTGGATTTCCTTCGAATCGGGAAAGACGACTAG
- a CDS encoding TIGR02147 family protein, which yields MSKNFDIFTQNDTSKLLRSFIASQPQKGRGLVKKLAEHLGVASPQVSQFLSGVKTITMDQAYLIGRYFSWSEIEMEYWLTLVDWERASHHEVKKHFKKKLESLKQESLKVSKAVAATTELSDSDKGQFYSSWIYSGIRLFCSMGNGKRIEEIHQAFSEFPVGDLNIVVEFLLQRQLLKKTGLLYEMGTQRTFVPKGSPFLKQHQTNWRLRAVDRSNFISDEELMFTAPMSISEAGFKKVRRELQDWIKHISDNLVSYGDAEQVACLNIDFFRVDHPDKGKK from the coding sequence ATGTCTAAAAACTTTGACATATTCACCCAAAATGACACCTCAAAGCTATTGAGAAGCTTTATAGCCTCGCAACCCCAAAAGGGCCGCGGCCTGGTCAAGAAGCTGGCCGAGCATCTGGGGGTGGCATCACCCCAGGTAAGTCAGTTTTTGTCGGGTGTGAAGACGATTACGATGGATCAGGCCTATCTTATTGGTCGCTACTTCTCGTGGTCCGAGATTGAAATGGAGTACTGGCTGACACTGGTGGATTGGGAGAGGGCTTCTCACCACGAAGTGAAAAAGCATTTCAAAAAGAAACTGGAATCGTTGAAACAGGAATCACTAAAGGTGAGTAAGGCCGTCGCGGCAACCACTGAACTGAGTGATTCTGACAAAGGGCAGTTTTACTCTTCTTGGATCTATTCGGGAATTCGCTTGTTCTGTTCTATGGGAAATGGAAAGCGCATTGAAGAAATTCACCAGGCTTTTTCCGAGTTCCCGGTGGGTGACCTTAATATCGTGGTCGAATTTCTGTTGCAGCGGCAGCTGTTGAAAAAAACTGGATTGCTTTATGAAATGGGCACACAGCGAACGTTTGTACCGAAAGGCTCACCATTCTTAAAGCAGCATCAAACCAACTGGCGTCTGCGCGCGGTCGATCGCTCTAATTTCATATCTGACGAAGAGTTGATGTTCACGGCCCCCATGTCAATTTCAGAAGCGGGTTTTAAAAAAGTACGTCGGGAGCTGCAGGATTGGATCAAGCATATCTCTGACAACTTGGTCAGCTATGGAGATGCTGAACAAGTTGCGTGTTTAAATATTGATTTTTTTAGAGTCGATCATCCTGATAAAGGCAAAAAATAA
- a CDS encoding alpha-ketoacid dehydrogenase subunit beta encodes MASVAQAIRMALHYGEKNMGVKDIFGQDVGAPLGGVFTATQGLKTAWNTPLDERGIISMAMGIAMTGDKCVAEIQFADYIFNTIDLLKIAGNTLWCTNGQVQLPMVVMTPVGAGIFGSVYHSHSFDAWASRLPGWKIVMPSNPLDAYGLMLAAIEDPNPVLYLKSKALMRHKGDELIPGEPADEKTLKSMIDKPVQNSQGWKAKWPELEKYIVPIGKGKITHEGEHITVVTYSRMVHLCDEVAKKLADEGISVEVIDLRSIYPYDWQMIKSSVEKTGRVLFVNEDTEVTNFGEHLAYRTTQECFYSLMARPRVLAGKNLPGIGLHPNLEKNSVPQHHDIETAIREIVAEVP; translated from the coding sequence ATGGCAAGCGTAGCTCAAGCAATCAGAATGGCCCTTCACTACGGTGAAAAAAACATGGGCGTTAAAGACATCTTCGGTCAAGACGTGGGTGCTCCACTAGGTGGTGTATTCACGGCGACTCAAGGTTTGAAAACTGCATGGAACACTCCACTGGACGAGCGTGGTATTATCAGCATGGCGATGGGTATCGCGATGACCGGTGATAAGTGCGTGGCTGAAATCCAGTTCGCAGATTATATCTTCAATACGATCGACCTTTTGAAAATTGCCGGTAACACTTTGTGGTGCACCAACGGTCAGGTTCAATTGCCAATGGTTGTGATGACTCCAGTGGGCGCGGGGATCTTTGGATCCGTTTACCACTCTCACTCTTTCGACGCTTGGGCATCTCGTTTGCCAGGTTGGAAGATCGTGATGCCATCAAATCCACTGGACGCTTACGGCTTGATGCTGGCAGCGATTGAAGATCCAAATCCGGTTCTTTACCTAAAATCAAAAGCATTGATGCGCCATAAAGGTGATGAGTTGATTCCGGGTGAACCAGCGGACGAAAAAACTTTGAAATCCATGATCGATAAGCCAGTTCAAAATTCCCAAGGTTGGAAAGCGAAATGGCCTGAACTTGAAAAGTACATCGTACCAATCGGTAAAGGTAAGATCACTCACGAGGGTGAGCACATCACTGTAGTTACATACAGCCGCATGGTGCACCTGTGTGATGAAGTGGCTAAGAAGTTGGCTGACGAAGGTATTTCTGTCGAAGTAATCGATCTTCGTTCCATCTACCCATACGACTGGCAGATGATTAAATCTTCCGTCGAAAAAACAGGCCGTGTGTTATTCGTGAACGAAGACACTGAAGTGACGAACTTCGGTGAGCACTTGGCTTACAGAACAACTCAAGAGTGCTTCTACAGCTTGATGGCGCGTCCGCGAGTACTAGCAGGTAAAAATCTGCCAGGTATCGGTTTGCATCCAAACTTGGAAAAGAACTCTGTTCCTCAACATCATGACATTGAAACTGCGATCCGCGAGATCGTGGCTGAGGTTCCATAG
- a CDS encoding pseudoazurin — MKSLLLTAALTLAANTGFAATHTIKMLNNGKDGIMVFEPAYLKAAKGDTIKFVPTDAAHDVTSVSIPKGAKSWKGAIGKEVTTKVTEEGVYLYECTSHLPMAMIGVIQVGKPTNLDEVKKAGQALLPKFAMNKERLDKYLSQVK, encoded by the coding sequence ATGAAATCACTTCTGTTAACTGCAGCTCTGACTCTTGCCGCGAACACAGGTTTCGCCGCAACTCACACTATTAAAATGTTAAACAATGGCAAAGACGGAATCATGGTCTTTGAACCGGCTTATCTGAAAGCGGCGAAAGGCGATACAATTAAATTCGTGCCGACGGACGCCGCTCACGACGTGACTTCGGTTTCAATTCCAAAGGGTGCAAAATCCTGGAAGGGTGCCATCGGTAAGGAAGTAACCACAAAAGTTACTGAGGAAGGCGTTTATCTATATGAATGCACCTCTCACCTGCCAATGGCGATGATCGGTGTGATCCAAGTGGGTAAACCAACCAACCTGGACGAAGTTAAAAAAGCCGGTCAGGCATTGCTGCCAAAGTTCGCGATGAACAAAGAGCGTTTGGATAAATATCTAAGCCAAGTGAAATAA